A genome region from Lentisphaerota bacterium includes the following:
- a CDS encoding thymidine phosphorylase — translation MPMVPQWIIEKKRDGRELSADEIGAFIEGYTAGDIPDYQMAALAMAVVFRGMTPDETAALTDAMMRSGDVLSFSDWPRPTADKHSTGGIGDKISLVLGPLAASAGLAVPMISGRGLGLTGGTLDKLESIPGFTTRLSPDAFRSALGRAGCAIIGQTDRLAPADRKLYALRDVTGTVPSIPLITASILSKKLAEGAATLVLDVKCGRGAFMRTPEQARALADSLLRVGRALGRNMAALITDMEQPLGRTVGNALEVREAVEVLRGGGPVDVRSLTLTLTARMCLLSGLATDAATAERELAARLDDGRALSAFRDMVAAQGGDIRVADDPGAVLPAAAAIAILPAPADGWVARVDAEIIGRVVLQLGAGRRRSDDAIDPAAGVDRLVQCGDQVCRGEPLMRLHAATPDLIAAVRDAACGAVLLAHAPVTRPPLILETRL, via the coding sequence ATGCCAATGGTTCCACAGTGGATAATCGAGAAGAAACGCGACGGCCGCGAGCTCAGCGCCGACGAGATCGGCGCCTTTATTGAAGGGTACACCGCTGGCGACATCCCCGACTACCAGATGGCGGCCCTGGCGATGGCTGTTGTCTTCCGGGGCATGACGCCCGACGAGACCGCCGCGCTGACCGACGCGATGATGCGCTCAGGGGACGTCCTTTCCTTTTCCGACTGGCCCCGCCCGACGGCCGACAAGCACTCGACCGGCGGCATCGGAGACAAGATATCGCTGGTGCTCGGCCCCCTCGCCGCCTCTGCCGGCCTGGCCGTCCCCATGATCTCAGGCCGCGGACTCGGCCTCACCGGCGGCACCCTCGACAAGTTGGAGTCGATCCCCGGTTTCACCACGCGGCTCTCGCCGGACGCCTTTCGATCCGCCCTCGGCCGCGCCGGTTGCGCCATCATCGGCCAAACCGACCGCCTCGCTCCCGCCGACCGCAAGCTCTATGCCCTGCGCGATGTCACCGGCACGGTTCCGAGCATCCCACTCATCACCGCCAGCATCCTGTCCAAGAAACTCGCCGAGGGCGCCGCGACGCTCGTTCTGGATGTCAAGTGCGGGCGCGGCGCCTTCATGCGTACACCCGAACAGGCTCGCGCGCTGGCCGATAGCCTGCTCCGCGTCGGCCGTGCCCTTGGCCGCAACATGGCCGCCCTGATCACCGACATGGAGCAGCCCCTCGGACGCACGGTGGGCAATGCCCTCGAAGTGCGTGAGGCGGTCGAGGTTCTCCGGGGTGGCGGCCCCGTCGATGTCCGCAGTCTGACCCTGACCCTGACCGCCCGCATGTGCCTGCTCTCTGGGCTGGCCACTGACGCGGCGACGGCTGAACGGGAGCTCGCCGCGCGCCTCGACGACGGCCGCGCGCTGTCCGCTTTCCGCGATATGGTCGCCGCCCAAGGCGGCGACATCCGCGTGGCCGACGACCCTGGCGCGGTTTTGCCTGCGGCGGCGGCGATAGCGATCCTGCCCGCCCCCGCCGACGGATGGGTCGCCCGTGTGGACGCCGAGATCATCGGCCGCGTCGTCCTCCAACTCGGCGCGGGGCGCCGCCGCAGCGATGACGCCATTGACCCTGCCGCTGGCGTGGACCGCCTCGTTCAGTGCGGTGACCAGGTCTGCCGCGGCGAGCCCCTCATGCGTCTTCATGCAGCGACTCCCGACCTGATTGCAGCCGTCCGCGATGCCGCCTGCGGCGCGGTCCTCCTCGCCCATGCGCCGGTCACACGACCGCCCCTGATTCTGGAAACCCGTTTGTAG
- a CDS encoding cytidine deaminase has translation MSKQKTPPDPPTARSLAAAARKAATRAHAPYSGFHVGAALLAGDGRIFTGCNIENASYGLTLCAERVALAKAVSEGATDFRALAIAGGTAATPATPCGACRQVLAEFCPPRMPIWYAGLAAGTARATTLGKLLPHAFTRPRTRGLSGAPACRMLSPTAAGSLT, from the coding sequence ATGTCTAAACAGAAAACACCCCCTGACCCGCCAACGGCCCGATCACTCGCCGCCGCCGCCCGCAAAGCCGCGACACGCGCGCACGCCCCGTATTCCGGGTTTCACGTCGGCGCAGCGCTGCTGGCCGGGGACGGACGGATCTTCACCGGCTGCAATATTGAGAACGCATCCTATGGCCTGACCCTCTGCGCCGAGCGGGTGGCGCTCGCCAAGGCCGTCAGCGAGGGCGCGACAGACTTCCGTGCTCTGGCCATCGCTGGCGGCACCGCCGCCACCCCCGCCACGCCCTGCGGTGCCTGCCGCCAGGTCCTCGCCGAATTCTGTCCGCCCCGCATGCCCATCTGGTACGCCGGCCTGGCCGCCGGAACCGCTCGCGCCACCACCCTCGGCAAGCTCCTGCCGCACGCCTTCACACGGCCCCGCACACGAGGCTTGTCAGGTGCGCCCGCTTGCCGTATGCTTTCACCCACAGCCGCAGGGTCGCTGACGTAG
- a CDS encoding 4-hydroxy-tetrahydrodipicolinate synthase, translating to MFTGTYTAIVTPFNRDGSVDFGCFSALIDWQIASGVDGIVPVGTTGESPTLEMDEHLKVIEAAVATAAGRVQVIAGTGANSTAEALQLTRGVLNIGVAGTLQVTPYYNKPNQEGLYRHFSAIADLGLPVVLYNVPGRASREIAVETVVRLAAHPQIVAIKEAGGSVERVSAIVDACDLVILSGDDGLAVPMISVGASGLISVASNVAPREVAGMVRAACSGDFRAAGTAHRRLYPLFRDLFIDTNPIPVKAALALLGRCPEIYRLPLCEPSAKIREQIRATLTALKLV from the coding sequence ATGTTCACCGGCACCTACACCGCGATTGTCACTCCTTTCAACCGGGATGGCTCGGTCGACTTCGGCTGCTTCAGCGCGCTGATCGACTGGCAGATCGCCTCGGGCGTGGACGGCATCGTCCCCGTCGGCACCACGGGCGAATCGCCCACCCTCGAAATGGACGAACATCTGAAGGTGATTGAAGCCGCCGTCGCAACCGCCGCCGGCCGCGTCCAAGTAATCGCAGGCACCGGCGCCAATTCCACAGCCGAGGCCCTCCAGCTCACCCGCGGCGTTCTGAACATCGGCGTTGCTGGCACGCTGCAAGTGACGCCCTACTACAACAAGCCGAATCAGGAGGGGCTGTATCGTCACTTCTCCGCCATCGCCGACCTCGGCCTCCCCGTCGTCCTGTATAATGTGCCGGGCCGGGCTTCGCGCGAAATTGCCGTTGAAACGGTGGTTCGTCTGGCCGCGCACCCCCAGATCGTCGCCATTAAGGAAGCGGGCGGCAGCGTCGAGCGGGTCAGCGCGATTGTCGACGCCTGCGATCTCGTCATCCTGTCCGGTGACGACGGTCTGGCTGTGCCGATGATCAGCGTCGGCGCCAGCGGCCTGATCAGCGTCGCCTCCAACGTCGCGCCGCGCGAGGTTGCCGGCATGGTCCGCGCCGCCTGCTCCGGCGACTTCCGTGCCGCTGGCACCGCCCACCGCCGTCTCTATCCGCTCTTCCGGGACCTGTTCATCGACACCAACCCGATCCCGGTGAAGGCCGCCCTCGCCCTCCTCGGCCGTTGCCCCGAAATCTACCGCCTCCCGCTCTGCGAACCCTCGGCCAAGATCCGTGAACAAATCCGCGCCACCCTCACGGCGCTCAAACTGGTGTGA
- a CDS encoding 4-hydroxy-tetrahydrodipicolinate reductase: MTTIAILGAAGRMGQMLIRCAARLPELRVTGACERAGHPALGQDAGQIAGTGPLGVVLADAWPADSDVVIDFTFHTAVAANLASAVARRQAVVLGTTGLSDDDKQRVADAAQTIPIVFAPNFSLGVNLLLDLVRRAATVLGPAYDAEIVEMHHRLKKDAPSGTALGLAEALAAGRGVDLKDVATYGREGIVGERPRGEIGIHAVRGGDVIGDHTVLFAADGERVELTHKATSRESFANGALHAALWLPGKPAGRYSMRDVLGL; this comes from the coding sequence ATGACAACAATCGCCATCCTCGGCGCGGCCGGACGCATGGGTCAGATGCTGATCCGCTGCGCCGCGCGCCTGCCTGAACTGCGCGTGACCGGCGCCTGCGAACGGGCGGGGCATCCCGCGCTCGGCCAAGACGCCGGCCAGATCGCCGGGACCGGCCCGCTCGGCGTCGTCCTCGCCGATGCCTGGCCCGCCGACTCCGACGTCGTGATCGACTTCACCTTTCACACGGCCGTTGCAGCCAATCTGGCCAGCGCCGTCGCCCGTCGCCAAGCCGTGGTGCTCGGCACCACCGGACTCAGCGATGACGATAAACAGCGCGTTGCCGATGCCGCGCAGACTATTCCCATTGTCTTTGCGCCTAACTTCAGCCTGGGCGTCAACCTCCTGCTCGATCTCGTCCGCCGCGCCGCCACCGTGCTCGGCCCCGCCTACGATGCCGAGATTGTGGAGATGCACCACCGGCTGAAAAAGGACGCCCCCAGCGGCACCGCACTCGGCCTCGCCGAGGCCCTGGCGGCGGGGCGCGGCGTGGATCTGAAGGATGTTGCCACCTATGGTCGCGAGGGGATCGTCGGCGAGCGTCCACGCGGCGAGATCGGCATTCACGCCGTCCGCGGCGGCGACGTCATCGGCGACCACACCGTCCTTTTCGCCGCCGACGGCGAACGGGTTGAGCTCACCCACAAGGCCACCTCGCGCGAATCCTTCGCCAACGGCGCGCTGCATGCAGCCCTCTGGCTTCCCGGCAAACCGGCCGGACGTTACTCCATGCGGGATGTCCTGGGCCTGTGA
- the folK gene encoding 2-amino-4-hydroxy-6-hydroxymethyldihydropteridine diphosphokinase produces MTCESILSLGSNLGDRLGWLETARAALAALPGTRLTASSRVYETEPVDVPEAWRAQSFLNAVVVVETSLAVEVFSDAIHAIEATLGRTRGPERHAPRTIDIDILSFGDLISDRPGLRLPHPGWARRRFVCEPLADVRPDLVLPGQTRPVCAILAALPPEPAAIPAARQWEGEEKAEN; encoded by the coding sequence ATGACCTGTGAATCCATTCTCTCCCTCGGCAGCAACCTGGGCGACCGGCTCGGCTGGTTGGAGACCGCCCGCGCCGCCCTTGCGGCGCTGCCCGGGACGCGCCTGACCGCCTCCTCGCGGGTCTACGAAACCGAGCCGGTGGACGTCCCCGAGGCGTGGCGCGCCCAGAGCTTTCTCAACGCCGTGGTGGTGGTCGAGACCTCCCTCGCGGTGGAGGTTTTCTCGGACGCGATCCATGCGATCGAGGCCACGCTGGGCCGCACCCGCGGCCCCGAGCGTCATGCGCCCCGGACGATTGACATCGACATCCTCTCCTTCGGCGATCTCATCTCAGACCGTCCCGGCCTGCGCCTCCCCCATCCCGGCTGGGCGCGCCGACGCTTCGTTTGCGAGCCTCTTGCCGATGTCCGCCCCGATCTCGTCCTTCCCGGACAGACCCGCCCCGTCTGCGCTATCCTGGCCGCGCTTCCCCCTGAACCCGCCGCCATCCCCGCCGCCCGGCAATGGGAGGGGGAAGAGAAAGCTGAAAACTGA
- a CDS encoding alcohol dehydrogenase: MRTDMRRNWAILCAIAILGTTAASAASDWAQFRGPNRDGKAADGPALLKTWPEGGPKQLWVNDTLGDGFTSATVTDTAIYITGMKGKEGFLYALDLDGKQIWAVSYGRDWEGGYRGSRTTPTFRAGKLYLMSGYGRATCHDAKTGREIWAVDTMAKFGARNIQWGITESPLVLDDRVIVTPGGPKAGMVALHPETGETVWVCSELGDSSGYCSPILIERGGRKIIAQLMNTTFVGIEATTGKLLWREPRQPAPAHGIQAVSPVYADGRCYVTSGYGGERGEMFQLSEDGSSAKSVWREAQLDCHHGGLVLLNGFIYGAADRNKRNQWLCLKLETGEVVAKTGAVGKGSIVFADGLLYTLGEQGMMGLVDPDTTNFRMVSSFKIPSGGSGPYWAHPSIANGRLYVRHASRLFAYDIQAH; the protein is encoded by the coding sequence ATGAGAACAGACATGAGGCGGAATTGGGCGATCCTGTGCGCGATCGCGATCCTCGGCACGACGGCGGCGTCGGCGGCGTCGGACTGGGCTCAATTCCGGGGTCCGAACCGGGACGGAAAGGCCGCGGACGGCCCCGCGTTGCTGAAAACCTGGCCGGAGGGCGGGCCGAAGCAACTGTGGGTCAATGACACGCTGGGCGACGGATTTACATCGGCCACGGTGACGGACACCGCCATTTACATCACAGGCATGAAGGGCAAAGAGGGATTCCTCTACGCGCTGGATCTGGATGGCAAGCAGATCTGGGCGGTCTCCTACGGGCGGGACTGGGAAGGCGGCTACCGCGGATCGCGCACGACGCCAACTTTTCGCGCGGGCAAGCTCTACCTCATGAGCGGCTACGGCCGGGCGACCTGTCATGACGCAAAGACCGGCCGGGAGATCTGGGCGGTGGACACGATGGCAAAATTCGGCGCCCGCAACATTCAGTGGGGCATCACCGAGTCGCCGCTCGTGCTCGATGACCGGGTGATCGTCACGCCCGGCGGCCCGAAGGCCGGGATGGTGGCGCTCCATCCCGAGACGGGCGAGACGGTCTGGGTCTGCTCGGAACTCGGCGATTCCTCGGGCTATTGCTCGCCGATCCTCATCGAGCGGGGCGGGCGGAAGATCATCGCGCAGCTCATGAACACGACGTTCGTCGGCATCGAGGCCACCACCGGTAAGCTCCTGTGGCGCGAACCGCGCCAGCCGGCCCCGGCGCACGGCATTCAGGCGGTCTCGCCCGTTTATGCGGACGGCCGGTGCTATGTCACCTCCGGCTATGGCGGCGAGCGTGGCGAGATGTTCCAGTTGAGCGAAGACGGCTCCAGCGCGAAGTCGGTCTGGCGCGAGGCGCAACTCGACTGTCATCATGGCGGACTGGTTCTCCTGAACGGCTTTATTTACGGGGCGGCCGACCGCAACAAACGCAACCAATGGCTGTGCCTGAAGCTGGAGACCGGCGAGGTTGTCGCCAAGACCGGCGCGGTCGGCAAGGGGTCGATCGTGTTTGCCGACGGCCTGCTGTACACGCTGGGTGAGCAGGGAATGATGGGGCTGGTCGATCCCGACACCACTAACTTCCGCATGGTTTCGTCGTTCAAGATTCCTTCTGGCGGCAGCGGGCCCTACTGGGCCCATCCGTCGATCGCAAACGGCCGTCTCTACGTCCGACACGCCTCCCGTCTGTTCGCCTACGACATCCAGGCCCACTAG
- a CDS encoding DNA/RNA non-specific endonuclease, translating into MSKKNTSFSIWRRIATFLMLALAAGLIGANWFVHEPRAWREKQTASWPAPIVQTVENLGHAFADYTDALGLSGSDVSVDLPVFTPPNGVAFGGLPVPIPGGAARTDVVILQKQTFMLGWSPSLRHAVWAAYRVSPTQTPLDLMRPSSFSQDTAARNAPRSADYARSGYDRGHLVPNHAIASRFGKKAQVETFLTSNIAPQRPALNQGPWADVERRIADDWPDRFGDIWVIVGTISPQQRQTLAAGINIPTAFYQIVVARHADRVRAFAVVMPQRISRLARPRVTLATIDEIEQLSGFDFLSALPDEEETALEAGRPTRLWPSGFRSVVSIIRRRLGVYSN; encoded by the coding sequence ATGAGCAAGAAAAACACCTCGTTTTCCATCTGGCGGCGCATCGCCACGTTTCTCATGCTGGCGCTGGCTGCGGGCCTGATTGGCGCCAATTGGTTTGTCCATGAGCCGCGCGCATGGCGCGAGAAACAGACGGCCTCGTGGCCCGCGCCCATCGTCCAGACGGTGGAGAACCTGGGCCATGCCTTTGCCGATTACACCGACGCCCTCGGGCTGAGCGGCAGCGATGTGTCGGTGGATCTGCCGGTGTTCACCCCTCCCAACGGCGTCGCCTTCGGCGGCCTTCCCGTGCCGATCCCCGGCGGGGCGGCGCGCACGGATGTCGTGATCCTCCAGAAGCAAACCTTCATGCTCGGCTGGTCGCCATCGCTCCGGCATGCCGTGTGGGCCGCCTACCGCGTATCGCCCACCCAGACGCCGCTGGATCTGATGCGCCCCTCGTCCTTTTCTCAGGACACGGCAGCCCGTAATGCCCCGCGGTCCGCCGATTACGCGCGCAGCGGCTATGACCGCGGCCACCTCGTCCCCAACCATGCCATCGCCTCCCGGTTCGGCAAAAAGGCTCAGGTCGAGACCTTTCTCACATCCAATATTGCCCCACAACGCCCGGCGTTGAACCAAGGACCGTGGGCCGATGTGGAACGGCGCATCGCGGACGATTGGCCCGACCGTTTCGGCGATATCTGGGTGATTGTCGGAACCATCTCCCCTCAGCAACGGCAGACGCTCGCCGCCGGCATCAACATTCCGACCGCCTTCTACCAGATCGTCGTCGCCCGCCACGCCGACCGCGTGCGCGCCTTTGCCGTGGTCATGCCTCAGCGGATCTCCCGCCTCGCCCGTCCGCGGGTCACGCTCGCCACCATCGACGAGATCGAACAGCTCAGCGGGTTTGATTTTCTATCGGCCCTGCCCGACGAGGAAGAGACGGCGCTCGAGGCCGGTCGGCCCACACGCCTCTGGCCTTCCGGGTTCCGCAGCGTCGTCTCGATCATCAGACGGCGTCTCGGCGTGTATTCGAACTGA
- a CDS encoding pyruvate carboxylase subunit B: MNDAHKKRHPQPQSAASAVVKPRVRITDTTLRDAHQSLWATRMRTDDILGIAETIDRAGYYSLECWGGATFDVCLRFLRENPWERLRQIKSVCKKTPLQMLLRGQNILGYRNYADDVLERFVALACANGMDIFRIFDALNDTRNLEHAIAAVKKNGGHAQGTLCYTVSPVHTVANFVAIAKTQQAMGIDSLCIKDMAGILSPAAAAELIGALVRETGLPVQVHSHMTSGMAVATYYEAVRAGAGAVDCCVATMSGFSSQPAVETLAEVFESAGYETGLDLEAVDRENTHFRKLKPAREPSHAAIEVVDVDVLLHHVPGGMISNLRSQLQQQDALDRLPEVLEELPRTRQDMGYPPLVTPTSQIVGVQAVLNVLSGERYGMVTQETRDYVGGLYGQPPAPIEPKLAQLILAGAKPVTVRPADLLPPMLPQAAKELDSKLIQAEEDILSYCLFPEVALGYFKWRALPEGSRPPSPADAEITAKTAPKAEAAAQAVSSQAAHDSETIRHAQIGRLMANLFGHLGVAVGSGVVIEERATVVTAAPAPAAAAAAPATAVATGPTINAPLTGTFYRTSAPGKPHLADDGAVVEAGAPVCIVEAMKLMNPIKAAKTCRIVAFLAQHGDSVSKGQPLARIEWI; this comes from the coding sequence ATGAATGATGCACACAAAAAGCGCCATCCGCAACCCCAGTCGGCAGCCTCGGCCGTTGTCAAACCCCGCGTGCGAATTACCGACACGACGCTGCGTGACGCGCACCAGTCCTTGTGGGCGACGCGAATGCGCACCGACGACATCCTGGGGATCGCCGAGACGATTGACCGCGCCGGCTATTACTCCCTCGAATGCTGGGGCGGCGCCACGTTTGACGTCTGCCTCCGGTTTCTCAGAGAAAACCCCTGGGAGCGCCTGCGCCAGATCAAGTCGGTCTGCAAAAAGACGCCGTTGCAAATGCTCCTCCGGGGCCAGAATATCCTCGGCTACCGGAATTATGCTGACGACGTGCTCGAACGCTTTGTTGCCCTCGCCTGCGCCAACGGCATGGACATCTTCCGCATCTTTGATGCGCTCAACGACACGCGCAACCTGGAGCATGCCATCGCTGCGGTCAAGAAGAACGGCGGGCACGCCCAGGGCACGCTCTGCTACACCGTCAGCCCGGTGCACACCGTCGCCAACTTTGTCGCAATCGCCAAAACCCAGCAGGCTATGGGGATCGATTCGCTCTGCATCAAGGACATGGCGGGCATCCTCTCGCCCGCCGCTGCGGCCGAGTTGATCGGCGCGCTGGTCCGGGAGACTGGCTTGCCGGTCCAGGTGCATTCGCACATGACCAGCGGCATGGCGGTGGCGACCTATTACGAGGCCGTCCGGGCTGGCGCAGGCGCGGTGGACTGCTGCGTCGCGACGATGTCGGGCTTTTCCTCTCAGCCGGCGGTGGAGACGCTCGCCGAGGTGTTCGAGTCGGCCGGTTATGAGACGGGCCTGGACCTCGAGGCCGTGGATCGCGAGAACACCCATTTCCGGAAATTGAAACCTGCGCGCGAACCGAGCCATGCGGCGATCGAAGTGGTGGATGTCGATGTGCTGCTGCACCATGTTCCGGGTGGCATGATCTCCAACCTGCGGTCGCAATTGCAGCAGCAGGATGCCCTGGACCGCCTGCCCGAGGTGCTGGAGGAATTGCCGCGCACGCGCCAGGACATGGGCTACCCCCCGCTGGTTACCCCCACCAGCCAGATTGTCGGCGTTCAGGCCGTGCTCAACGTCTTGAGCGGCGAGCGCTACGGCATGGTGACCCAGGAAACCCGGGACTACGTCGGGGGACTCTACGGCCAACCGCCCGCGCCGATCGAACCCAAACTGGCCCAACTCATCCTCGCCGGCGCGAAGCCGGTCACGGTCCGCCCGGCCGACCTCCTGCCTCCGATGCTGCCGCAGGCGGCCAAAGAGCTGGATTCGAAGCTGATTCAGGCCGAAGAGGACATCCTCAGCTACTGCCTCTTCCCCGAGGTCGCGCTCGGCTACTTCAAGTGGCGCGCCCTCCCCGAGGGGTCGCGCCCGCCGTCTCCGGCCGATGCCGAGATCACAGCCAAGACTGCGCCCAAAGCCGAGGCGGCTGCTCAGGCTGTATCGTCTCAGGCGGCGCACGATAGCGAAACCATCCGTCATGCGCAAATCGGACGGCTGATGGCCAATCTCTTCGGCCATCTCGGCGTGGCGGTCGGATCGGGAGTCGTGATTGAAGAACGCGCCACCGTCGTCACTGCCGCACCGGCGCCTGCTGCAGCGGCTGCGGCCCCTGCGACCGCCGTCGCGACCGGGCCGACGATCAACGCGCCGCTGACCGGCACGTTTTACCGCACGTCTGCGCCGGGCAAGCCCCATCTGGCGGACGACGGCGCCGTCGTCGAGGCCGGTGCGCCCGTCTGCATTGTCGAGGCGATGAAGCTGATGAATCCGATCAAGGCGGCCAAGACGTGCCGGATCGTGGCGTTCCTCGCCCAACACGGGGACTCCGTCTCCAAGGGGCAGCCGCTGGCTCGAATTGAATGGATCTGA
- a CDS encoding class I SAM-dependent methyltransferase — protein MNTAFSIETLKQLTSRLSVPQRLEIQTVLRILQDVNLAGKACLDIGFGTPVASRVVRTAGGYWTSVVRHAGEVGTAAAFLDEEVAAPGPTGELPFEDKQFDVVVVGHGCLTGDPAADAIALRECHRILKIGGLIVLTVEFKKPIGIAYLLNGRRLVSRTGGCYSEGAMFDLMKSGFDVLGMRHFCRFWVQLVRQWADRRQRQYGEHDTRLSLTSILYPLAAGLDFPLFGFRGYLLTACGRRKGWRPREKPTLSDGRSIQECVLHGLAR, from the coding sequence ATGAACACAGCCTTTTCAATAGAGACCCTCAAACAACTGACATCCCGATTGTCGGTGCCCCAGCGTTTGGAGATTCAGACGGTTCTGCGCATCCTTCAGGATGTCAATCTGGCAGGCAAGGCGTGTCTCGACATTGGCTTCGGCACGCCGGTTGCGTCGCGGGTGGTGCGGACAGCCGGCGGCTATTGGACGTCCGTCGTGCGTCATGCGGGTGAGGTTGGGACGGCGGCGGCGTTTCTGGACGAAGAGGTCGCGGCGCCCGGTCCGACGGGCGAACTGCCCTTTGAGGACAAGCAATTCGACGTGGTGGTGGTTGGCCATGGTTGTCTGACGGGTGATCCGGCCGCTGACGCCATCGCCCTGCGCGAGTGCCATCGCATCCTGAAGATCGGCGGGTTGATCGTGCTCACCGTCGAATTCAAGAAGCCGATCGGAATCGCCTACCTGCTCAACGGACGCCGGCTGGTGTCGCGCACCGGCGGGTGCTACTCCGAAGGCGCCATGTTTGATTTGATGAAGAGCGGTTTTGACGTGCTTGGCATGCGCCATTTCTGCCGTTTCTGGGTGCAACTGGTGCGGCAGTGGGCCGATCGGCGGCAGCGGCAATACGGCGAACATGACACGCGGCTCTCGCTGACGAGCATCCTCTATCCGCTGGCAGCGGGCTTGGATTTTCCGCTTTTCGGGTTCCGGGGCTATCTGCTCACGGCCTGTGGCCGGCGAAAGGGCTGGCGTCCGCGCGAGAAGCCGACCTTGAGCGATGGACGCAGCATTCAGGAGTGTGTGCTGCATGGCCTTGCGCGCTGA
- a CDS encoding tyrosine recombinase XerC, protein MGTTRAVRADSWPDACDYDVPEGTLEVRTAVSEASVLPVRSQAAADPWVARFLAHLAAERNLSGHTVAGYLQDVGQFTAFVWPGEAELPPYRWASPDRTLARQFLVAFHRAGCAPATTRRKLAALRTFYRFLIREGLLGKNPFSGLRGPRRTHGLPVVLNEGQVASLLAAPLRELDTLQARAAGGMPPEAVYARLRDAALLEVLYSTGGRVAEVAELRIDRVDLAGGVARLHGKGRKERLSVLGRPARAALGRALEFADRLWPNAAARDGVLFRNLQGGVLTPRSIERNLKHWLAAAGLPPAITPHKLRHSFATHLLNAGADLRSVQELLGHASLSTTQIYTHVSIERLKAVYRKAHPRA, encoded by the coding sequence ATGGGAACAACCCGAGCGGTGCGGGCCGACAGTTGGCCGGACGCATGTGATTATGATGTTCCCGAAGGCACGCTGGAAGTCCGCACCGCTGTTTCCGAGGCGTCCGTGTTGCCGGTCCGCTCCCAGGCGGCGGCCGACCCGTGGGTCGCCCGGTTCCTGGCGCACCTGGCTGCGGAACGGAATCTCTCGGGGCACACGGTGGCGGGCTATCTGCAGGACGTCGGTCAGTTCACGGCATTCGTCTGGCCCGGCGAGGCCGAACTCCCGCCGTACCGCTGGGCATCGCCCGACCGGACGCTGGCACGGCAATTCCTGGTCGCCTTCCATCGCGCGGGATGCGCGCCAGCCACGACCCGGCGCAAGCTCGCCGCGTTGCGGACGTTCTACCGCTTTCTCATACGCGAAGGATTGCTCGGAAAGAATCCCTTCTCCGGCCTGCGCGGTCCGCGGCGGACGCACGGCCTGCCGGTCGTCCTCAACGAAGGCCAGGTCGCGTCGCTCCTGGCCGCGCCGCTGCGAGAACTCGACACGCTGCAGGCCCGCGCGGCCGGAGGGATGCCCCCTGAAGCCGTTTACGCGCGGCTGCGGGACGCCGCGCTGCTGGAGGTTCTCTACAGCACCGGGGGGCGGGTGGCCGAGGTGGCGGAGCTGCGGATCGACCGGGTGGATCTGGCCGGCGGTGTAGCGCGCCTGCACGGAAAAGGGCGCAAGGAACGGCTGAGCGTGCTGGGACGCCCGGCACGCGCCGCGCTGGGCCGCGCGCTGGAATTCGCTGATCGCCTCTGGCCGAACGCGGCTGCCCGTGATGGTGTGCTCTTCCGCAACCTGCAGGGTGGCGTGCTGACGCCCCGATCCATCGAGCGCAACCTGAAGCACTGGCTCGCGGCTGCGGGGCTGCCGCCCGCCATCACCCCGCACAAGCTGCGCCATTCGTTTGCCACGCATTTGCTCAACGCCGGGGCGGACTTGCGCAGCGTCCAGGAGCTGCTGGGGCATGCGAGTCTCTCGACGACGCAGATTTATACCCACGTTTCGATCGAACGATTGAAAGCGGTTTATCGCAAGGCCCATCCACGGGCTTAA